In Ictalurus furcatus strain D&B chromosome 23, Billie_1.0, whole genome shotgun sequence, a single window of DNA contains:
- the panx1a gene encoding pannexin-1a, translated as MAIASVATEYVFTDFLLKDSSTEGKYKSARLDLALDKLVLCIAVGLPLLFISLAFAQEVSVGTQISCFSPMNFSWRQAAFVDAYCWADVQKQNTGGLPLSIHKFFPYILLFVAMLMYVPALFWRFTVTPGLSSDLTFIMDQLDRSYNRAIKLAKRLHGNPDTHGSVSDLTDNCFRYPLVEQYLKTKRFSFDLLLRYLLCRVFTFLALVLACVYLCYYIRLSVTDEFQCNIRSGVLFNDSTVPEALQCKLVAVGVFQLLSYINLAVYLLLAPICVYTMLVPLRSSAGFLKPYEMLPTLGVMEIGPRAWDDLAMYLLFLEENLSELKSYKCLKVLELLKESGEVQFDTMVLLEALGQVKTDVVDGRLEKNSQTDTEKTLGNCVEMKEASPLLTEDRVGTSRDDAAVRQRVT; from the exons ATGGCAATAGCAAGCGTAGCTACAGAGTatgttttcacagacttcttacTGAAAGACTCGAGTACAGAGGGGAAGTATAAGAGCGCGCGCCTGGACCTGGCTCTGGATAAGCTGGTTCTCTGTATTGCAGTCGGCCTGCCGCTGCTCTTCATCTCTCTGGCCTTCGCTCAGGAAGTTTCAGTCG gtactcagatcagctgtttctctcCCATGAACTTCTCCTGGAGGCAGGCTGCATTTGTGGATGCCTACTGCTGGGCAGACGTCCAGAAACAGAACACGGGGGGACTTCCACTCTCAATTCATAAG TTTTTCCCCTACATCCTCTTGTTTGTAGCCATGCTGATGTACGTCCCAGCCCTGTTCTGGCGATTCACTGTGACTCCTGGTCTCTCCTCCGATCTGACCTTCATTATGGACCAGCTGGACCGCTCTTACAACAGAGCCATCAAACTGGCCAAGCGTCTCCACGGCAACCCCGACACGCACGG CTCTGTGTCAGACCTGACGGACAACTGCTTTAGGTACCCGTTGGTGGAACAGTATCTGAAGACCAAACGTTTCTCCTTCGACCTGCTGCTGCGCTACCTGCTGTGCCGAGTCTTCACCTTCTTGGCTCTGGTCCTGGCCTGCGTCTACCTGTGTTACTACATCCGGCTGTCTGTGACAGACGAGTTTCAGTGTAATATCCGCTCGGGTGTGCTGTTTAACGACTCGACCGTGCCTGAAGCCCTGCAGTGCAAGCTAGTAGCTGTGGGTGTGTTCCAGCTCCTCAGTTACATCAACCTTGCTGTGTACTTGCTGCTGGCACCCATATGTGTGTACACTATGCTGGTTCCTCTGAGGAGCTCGGCTGGTTTCCTGAAGCCGTACGAGATGCTGCCCACGCTTGGGGTGATGGAGATTGGACCCAGAGCTTGGGATGATCTGGCGATGTACCTGCTGTTTCTGGAAGAGAACCTGAGTGAGCTAAAAAGCTACAAGTGcttgaag gtattaGAGCTCCTGAAGGAGTCTGGAGAGGTACAGTTTGACACCATGGTCCTGCTGGAGGCACTGGGTCAGGTGAAAACGGATGTGGTGGATGGGAGACTGGAAAAGAACTCGCAGACGGACACGGAGAAGACTTTGGGAAACTGTGTAGAGATGAAAG AAGCCTCTCCTCTGCTGACTGAGGACAGAGTCGGGACATCTCGAGATGACGCAGCTGTGCGCCAGAGAGTCACATGA
- the sec61g gene encoding protein transport protein Sec61 subunit gamma, which produces MDQVMQFVEPGRQFVKDSIRLVKRCTKPDRKEFQKIAMATAIGFAIMGFIGFFVKLIHIPINNIIVGG; this is translated from the exons ATGGATCAGGTCATGCAGTTTGTCGAACCCGGCCGCCAGTTCGTCAAGGACTCCATCAGGCTCGTGAAAAGATGCACAAAACCAGACAGAAAAG AATTTCAGAAGATTGCTATGGCCACAGCGATTGGGTTCGCCATCATGGGCTTTATTGGATTCTTCGTCAAGCTCATCCACATCCCAATCAACAACATCATCGT TGGTGGTTGA